In Akkermansiaceae bacterium, the following are encoded in one genomic region:
- a CDS encoding ribonuclease H-like domain-containing protein gives MRDIVYFDLETQRSFGDVGGSANKDKMGISVGVAYSTRTGQYHIFGEDQTDELVSMLTRADLVVGYNHMYFDYPVLQGYTILDLADSTINLDMLIEVEKILGHRLKLDSLAEASLGFGKSGDGLDALRWWQEYKKTGNPEPMMNIARYCCFDVKVTKCVHEYGIKNGHLKYKDRNGNDTQFEVDWS, from the coding sequence ATGCGCGATATCGTTTATTTTGACCTCGAAACCCAACGTAGCTTTGGCGACGTGGGAGGTTCGGCAAACAAAGATAAAATGGGCATTTCAGTCGGCGTCGCCTACTCGACCCGCACCGGGCAATACCACATTTTCGGCGAGGACCAGACCGATGAGCTGGTCAGCATGCTTACCCGGGCCGACCTCGTGGTCGGATACAACCACATGTATTTTGACTATCCCGTCCTACAAGGCTACACGATCCTCGACCTCGCAGACAGCACCATCAACCTCGACATGCTGATCGAGGTGGAAAAAATCCTTGGTCACAGGCTCAAACTCGATTCCCTCGCCGAGGCATCACTCGGTTTCGGAAAATCCGGCGACGGTCTCGACGCGCTGCGCTGGTGGCAGGAATACAAAAAGACCGGCAACCCGGAGCCGATGATGAATATTGCCAGATACTGCTGCTTCGATGTCAAGGTCACCAAATGTGTGCACGAATACGGCATCAAAAACGGACACCTTAAATACAAAGACCGCAATGGCAACGACACCCAGTTTGAAGTCGACTGGTCGTGA
- a CDS encoding ATP-grasp domain-containing protein, producing the protein MDTSRLVQDRIVLVGRRKGAIVAARRCGYEPVVIDVKSRIEQSRLAFGGAADWALERVREMFPEGHGRPPIGVAAVTTGSVVAAAAIRQYFRLPGIAPEVAMRCHDKLVMKKAIAAAGLPCAPWVEAGEQTSAAELIDLLGLPVVLKMPISSGGRGVWICHDQDELASRLKPGLLVEGFVRGTELSVETYRANDVTIFRNLTNYLKPRWANIVPNDLPGEDARQVDSLAEKVHHALGLGDGISHMEVFLGGDGPVFGEIAARPPGGYIMDLMARAYDFDPWEALLRLAVAETPRMPRSHKRFAGMWLLHPEPGVVSRVNGLDEALAIPGVVHASCKLCAGDVVGERIGSGDSKGYVLAEAATLPACAEALEQAVGTVRVSYQA; encoded by the coding sequence ATGGACACGAGTCGTCTGGTTCAAGATCGCATTGTTTTAGTCGGTAGACGGAAAGGCGCGATTGTGGCAGCGAGGCGTTGTGGATACGAGCCGGTAGTGATCGATGTGAAGTCGCGTATTGAGCAGTCCCGCCTCGCCTTTGGAGGTGCGGCGGATTGGGCGCTTGAGCGTGTGCGGGAGATGTTTCCAGAGGGGCATGGCAGGCCTCCGATAGGGGTCGCGGCTGTAACCACGGGCTCTGTGGTGGCGGCGGCGGCAATCCGCCAATACTTCCGTCTACCGGGCATTGCGCCGGAAGTGGCAATGCGTTGTCACGATAAACTGGTGATGAAAAAAGCGATTGCGGCGGCAGGTCTTCCATGCGCTCCCTGGGTGGAAGCGGGTGAACAAACTTCTGCAGCGGAGCTGATAGATCTATTAGGATTGCCAGTGGTGTTGAAAATGCCCATCAGCTCGGGTGGTCGGGGTGTCTGGATTTGCCATGACCAGGATGAATTGGCGAGTCGACTCAAGCCTGGTTTGTTGGTTGAGGGATTTGTCCGGGGGACGGAGTTGAGTGTTGAAACATACCGGGCGAACGATGTAACCATTTTCCGCAATCTAACCAATTACCTCAAACCCAGGTGGGCGAATATTGTGCCTAACGACCTCCCCGGGGAGGATGCCCGGCAGGTAGACAGTCTAGCGGAAAAAGTGCACCATGCCCTGGGGCTTGGTGACGGGATCAGCCACATGGAGGTGTTTTTAGGGGGGGATGGTCCTGTTTTTGGAGAGATTGCGGCCCGTCCTCCGGGTGGATACATCATGGATTTGATGGCACGCGCGTATGACTTTGATCCTTGGGAAGCGTTGCTCCGGCTTGCCGTGGCAGAAACCCCGCGCATGCCCCGGAGCCACAAACGTTTTGCCGGGATGTGGTTGCTCCATCCGGAGCCGGGCGTGGTTTCACGGGTCAACGGCCTGGATGAGGCATTGGCGATACCTGGAGTGGTACATGCAAGTTGCAAACTCTGCGCAGGTGACGTCGTGGGAGAGCGTATCGGAAGCGGTGACTCCAAGGGCTACGTGCTGGCGGAGGCCGCAACGCTTCCAGCATGTGCGGAGGCATTGGAACAGGCTGTCGGGACGGTCCGGGTTTCTTACCAGGCTTGA
- a CDS encoding protein kinase, whose product MVSRFALEVSSILADKYEVVSMLGRGWEGEVYKIKEVVTQVERAAKIFYPQRNLQNKSAIAYAQRLHRLRKCPVMIGYHSCEKIEHDGEVLTLFVSEYVEGELLTRHLSRYRGGRLALFQGLHLLHALAKGVENMHNLGEYHGDLHSDNIIVQSLGVSYNLKLLDLFNWGKSSRSNQQHDICCMIRVFYDAIGGARYYARHPQWVRDICCGLKKTLIARKFKSAEVLVRHLESIDWAGG is encoded by the coding sequence ATGGTTTCTAGGTTTGCATTGGAAGTAAGCAGCATACTTGCTGATAAGTATGAGGTCGTATCCATGCTTGGGCGAGGATGGGAAGGTGAAGTCTATAAGATCAAAGAGGTGGTCACCCAGGTTGAGCGGGCGGCAAAAATATTCTACCCCCAGCGTAATTTGCAAAACAAGTCAGCCATTGCCTATGCCCAAAGACTACACAGGCTGAGGAAGTGTCCGGTGATGATTGGATATCATAGTTGTGAAAAAATTGAACATGACGGTGAGGTTCTGACCCTATTTGTATCGGAATACGTGGAAGGGGAATTGCTGACCCGGCATCTGTCCCGGTACCGGGGCGGCCGGTTAGCGTTGTTTCAGGGACTGCATTTGCTTCATGCCCTGGCAAAAGGCGTGGAAAACATGCACAACCTGGGTGAGTATCACGGGGATCTTCATAGCGACAACATCATCGTGCAGAGTTTGGGGGTCAGTTATAATCTGAAACTGTTAGATCTGTTTAACTGGGGAAAGTCAAGCCGTAGCAACCAACAGCATGACATCTGTTGTATGATCCGGGTATTTTACGATGCGATAGGAGGAGCGAGGTATTATGCAAGGCATCCTCAATGGGTCCGGGATATTTGCTGTGGACTGAAAAAAACATTGATTGCCCGTAAATTCAAATCGGCGGAAGTACTGGTCCGGCATCTGGAGTCCATTGATTGGGCTGGGGGGTAG
- a CDS encoding SET domain-containing protein produces the protein MIHPSTELRLVDAVIGYGVFATKYIPRGTVIYAQDALELRVLPDAFSELNAECKSMVDKYSFIDPRGARVLSWDFAKYVNHRCECNTMSTGWGFEIAIHDILEGDEITDDYGLFNLEYDMEVSCGCTNCRGVVRGSDVDTYYREWDRKIRRALLNFNHVEQPLLSHLGDDVRSGLNSYFRGESPYLSVRELKYTPAVEELARVIVA, from the coding sequence ATGATTCATCCATCGACCGAGCTTCGGCTCGTTGACGCAGTAATTGGTTACGGTGTGTTCGCTACGAAATACATACCGCGCGGGACAGTCATTTACGCTCAGGATGCCCTCGAGTTGAGGGTGTTACCCGATGCGTTTTCAGAGCTCAATGCGGAATGCAAGTCGATGGTGGATAAATATTCATTTATCGACCCAAGAGGGGCCCGTGTGTTGAGTTGGGATTTTGCAAAGTATGTCAATCACCGCTGTGAATGTAATACCATGAGTACAGGGTGGGGGTTTGAGATCGCCATCCATGATATTCTTGAAGGTGATGAAATCACAGACGACTACGGACTTTTCAACCTGGAATACGATATGGAAGTTTCATGTGGTTGCACGAACTGCCGTGGTGTTGTTAGGGGGAGTGATGTTGATACGTATTATCGGGAGTGGGACCGGAAAATCCGACGTGCCCTACTGAATTTTAATCATGTGGAGCAACCCCTGTTGTCGCATCTTGGTGATGATGTCAGGTCGGGCTTGAATTCCTATTTCCGGGGAGAGTCACCATATCTTTCTGTGAGAGAGTTGAAGTACACACCTGCCGTTGAGGAATTGGCACGTGTGATTGTTGCATGA
- the speA gene encoding biosynthetic arginine decarboxylase, translating to MDIPTTPVAWDTQQANDLYGVDTWANNYFSIAENGHLHVHLHDGDKTASVSLPDIVDGIRERGFDTPLLLRFHDILADRIRNLNEAFNSAITDSGYQGNYRGVYPIKVNQQQQVIEEITQFGEQYNYGLEAGSKPELLAALAYMHNPEALIICNGYKDEEFIDLALKSTKMGLQIVLVIEMPSELDLILDRAKALDIRPMLGIRAKLSTCNNSHWSHSSGENSVFGLTTSQILNTVDTLREQGFLDTLRLLHYHQGSQIPDIKSIREAATEATRIYVELIKEGAAMGFLDIGGGLGIDYDGSRSDSLSSRNYGTREYAADIIDIVKTICDSSQLPHPTIISESGRAVAAYYSVLIFNILDVNSPFASAGPEVMPANAHPYLVKLSEVESYLEEENIQECYNDAVYYREEILSLFRHGNVSLRERAHSNSLFTRIMIRLYEIAASMEDVPDALAENHPFLDVYYGNFSLFQSLPDSWAIDQLFPVMPIHRLNEEPTAKATLADITCDCDGRIDNFIINGEHQSHIPLHRLKDNEDYLLGVFLVGAYQETLGDLHNLLGDTNVVSIGVKNGQTQYRRELAGDTISDVLSYVEYDTKNLLERFRRLAERSVENGKITPAERRQIMDTYRESIDGYTYFESPNT from the coding sequence ATGGACATACCAACGACCCCTGTTGCATGGGATACCCAGCAAGCAAACGACCTCTATGGCGTGGATACTTGGGCTAATAATTATTTCAGCATCGCTGAAAACGGACACCTCCACGTCCATCTTCATGACGGTGACAAAACCGCCTCCGTCAGCCTCCCTGATATCGTGGACGGCATCCGTGAACGCGGCTTCGACACCCCGCTCCTGCTCCGCTTCCACGATATTCTCGCCGACCGTATCCGCAACCTCAACGAGGCGTTTAACTCCGCGATCACTGACTCCGGCTACCAAGGCAATTACCGCGGGGTCTACCCCATCAAGGTCAACCAGCAACAACAGGTCATCGAGGAAATCACCCAGTTCGGAGAACAATACAACTACGGTCTCGAGGCTGGCAGCAAACCCGAACTCCTGGCTGCCCTCGCCTACATGCACAACCCGGAGGCATTGATCATCTGCAATGGCTACAAAGACGAGGAATTCATCGACCTCGCCCTGAAAAGCACCAAGATGGGACTGCAAATCGTCCTGGTCATCGAGATGCCCAGCGAGCTGGATCTGATCCTCGATCGCGCAAAAGCTCTCGACATCCGACCGATGCTCGGTATCCGGGCCAAACTCTCCACTTGCAACAACAGCCATTGGTCACACTCAAGTGGCGAAAACAGCGTCTTCGGCCTAACAACAAGCCAGATCCTTAACACCGTCGATACGCTCAGAGAACAAGGTTTTCTGGATACGCTCCGGCTGCTCCATTATCATCAGGGATCGCAAATCCCCGACATCAAATCCATCCGGGAAGCCGCCACCGAAGCCACACGCATCTACGTTGAACTCATCAAGGAAGGTGCCGCAATGGGCTTCCTGGACATCGGGGGAGGTTTGGGCATCGATTATGACGGCTCGCGCAGCGACTCCCTGAGCAGCCGCAATTATGGCACCCGGGAGTATGCCGCCGACATCATTGACATCGTCAAAACCATCTGCGATTCCAGCCAGCTCCCCCACCCCACAATCATCAGTGAATCAGGTCGGGCCGTAGCGGCCTACTACTCGGTTCTTATTTTCAACATCCTCGATGTCAACAGCCCCTTCGCAAGTGCCGGACCGGAGGTCATGCCAGCAAACGCCCACCCCTACCTCGTCAAACTCAGTGAGGTGGAAAGCTATCTCGAAGAAGAAAATATCCAGGAGTGCTACAACGATGCCGTCTATTACCGGGAGGAAATACTCTCCCTCTTCAGGCATGGCAATGTTTCCCTGCGGGAGCGGGCCCACAGCAACTCGCTCTTCACCCGTATCATGATCCGCCTCTATGAAATCGCAGCTTCCATGGAGGACGTGCCGGATGCCCTCGCCGAGAATCATCCGTTTCTCGATGTCTACTACGGTAACTTCAGCCTTTTCCAATCTCTTCCCGACTCTTGGGCCATCGACCAGCTTTTTCCCGTCATGCCCATCCACAGGCTCAATGAAGAGCCCACAGCCAAGGCAACACTCGCCGATATCACCTGTGACTGCGATGGCCGAATTGACAACTTCATCATCAACGGAGAACACCAATCCCACATTCCCTTACACAGGCTCAAAGACAATGAAGATTACCTGCTCGGCGTCTTTCTTGTCGGTGCCTACCAGGAAACACTTGGAGACCTTCATAACTTGTTAGGCGATACCAACGTCGTCAGCATCGGTGTAAAAAATGGCCAGACCCAATACCGCCGTGAACTCGCTGGGGACACTATCTCGGATGTACTCTCCTACGTGGAATACGATACCAAAAACCTCCTCGAACGCTTCCGCCGCCTGGCCGAACGTTCCGTGGAAAATGGAAAAATCACTCCAGCCGAACGCCGCCAGATCATGGACACTTACCGCGAAAGCATCGACGGCTACACTTACTTCGAATCCCCAAATACCTAA
- a CDS encoding saccharopine dehydrogenase family protein translates to MKSTLIIGAGGVGRVVVHKCAQLPETFGNITLASRTKSRCDTIAAEIDYPIETAAVDADNVAEVVALLKKVKPDILINVALPYQDLTLMEACLEAGVDYLDTANYEPKDDPKFSYEYQWPYHQRFVDAGLTALLGSGFDPGVTNVYCAYAQKHFFDEIHTVDIIDANAGDHGLPFATNFNPEINIREITAKGRFWEGGDWKETEPLEIHQPFDFPHDEVGTKDIYLLYHEEMESLCQNLRGLKRIRFWMTFSQNYINHLTVLQNVGMTAIEPVDFQGQKIAPLEFLKAVLPDPASLGPLTKGKTCIGCVIDGTKDGKRLQKYIYNVCDHQEAYAETMSQAISYTTGVPAMIGAKMILDGHWKKPGVNNMEQNDPDPFMDALNQYGLPWEVVDGAPFLEQLKKHNP, encoded by the coding sequence ATGAAATCCACACTCATCATCGGTGCCGGCGGCGTTGGCCGTGTCGTCGTTCACAAGTGCGCCCAGCTTCCCGAAACCTTCGGAAACATCACCCTCGCATCACGCACGAAGTCCCGCTGTGACACCATTGCCGCGGAGATCGATTACCCGATCGAAACAGCCGCCGTCGATGCCGACAACGTCGCGGAGGTCGTCGCCCTGCTCAAAAAGGTGAAGCCGGACATCCTCATCAACGTCGCCCTTCCCTACCAGGACCTCACCCTGATGGAGGCATGCCTCGAAGCCGGGGTCGATTACCTCGACACCGCCAACTACGAGCCGAAGGACGATCCGAAGTTCTCCTACGAATACCAGTGGCCCTATCACCAGCGCTTTGTCGATGCCGGTCTCACTGCTCTGTTAGGCTCGGGTTTCGACCCCGGCGTCACCAACGTCTACTGCGCCTACGCCCAGAAACATTTCTTTGATGAAATCCACACCGTCGACATCATCGACGCCAACGCCGGCGACCACGGCCTGCCCTTCGCCACCAACTTCAACCCGGAGATCAACATCCGCGAAATCACCGCCAAGGGCCGCTTCTGGGAAGGTGGCGACTGGAAGGAGACCGAGCCGTTGGAAATCCATCAACCCTTCGACTTCCCCCACGACGAGGTCGGCACCAAGGACATCTATCTGCTCTACCACGAGGAAATGGAATCCCTCTGCCAGAACCTCCGCGGCCTCAAGCGCATCCGCTTCTGGATGACATTCTCCCAGAACTACATCAACCACCTGACCGTTCTGCAAAACGTCGGTATGACCGCCATCGAGCCGGTCGATTTCCAAGGCCAGAAAATCGCCCCCCTCGAGTTCCTCAAGGCAGTGCTCCCCGACCCCGCGTCCCTCGGTCCGCTGACCAAGGGAAAAACCTGCATCGGCTGCGTCATCGACGGCACCAAGGACGGCAAACGCCTGCAGAAATACATCTACAACGTCTGCGACCACCAGGAGGCCTACGCCGAGACCATGTCCCAGGCCATTTCCTACACCACTGGAGTCCCCGCCATGATCGGCGCCAAGATGATCCTCGACGGCCACTGGAAAAAACCCGGCGTCAACAACATGGAGCAAAACGATCCCGACCCCTTCATGGACGCCCTCAACCAATACGGCCTGCCCTGGGAAGTCGTCGACGGCGCCCCCTTCCTCGAGCAACTCAAAAAACACAACCCATAG
- the nspC gene encoding carboxynorspermidine decarboxylase produces the protein MPHNIQEVCSRPEVPSPCFLLDESLLANNLELLDHVQRESGGTIILALKGFAMWSSFPQISRVLAGTTASSLSEAKLGLEKFGGEVHAYCVAYQDSEMDFLRKNCHHITVNSLSQWQRFQHLSRDPDTKASFGLRINPEYSEVETEIYNPCRKGTRFGITAADLNNAGDAIFEGIDGLHFHTMCEQNSDTLERTLTHVEEKFGKFLHRLKWLNCGGGHHITRPDYDTALLIRLVKHLRSTYDIKVYLEPGEAVALNTGFLVSTVLDRFSSNGHELAILDTSASAHMPDVLEMPYRPEIIGAGHPGEKPHTITLGGTTCLAGDVIGHYSFDQDLKIGDRLVFTDMAHYSMVKTNHFNGVNHPAIGRYHPETNTVTIDRQFTYQDYRNRLS, from the coding sequence ATGCCCCACAACATCCAAGAAGTCTGCAGCCGACCCGAGGTCCCCAGCCCCTGTTTCCTGCTCGACGAGTCGCTGCTCGCAAACAACCTGGAGCTGCTCGACCACGTCCAGCGCGAATCCGGGGGCACCATCATCCTCGCCCTCAAGGGCTTCGCGATGTGGTCCTCCTTCCCCCAAATCTCCCGGGTCCTCGCGGGCACCACCGCCAGCTCACTCAGTGAGGCGAAACTCGGACTCGAGAAGTTCGGCGGCGAAGTCCACGCCTACTGCGTCGCCTACCAGGACAGCGAAATGGATTTCCTGCGGAAAAATTGCCACCACATCACCGTCAACAGCCTCAGCCAGTGGCAACGCTTCCAACACCTCAGCCGCGACCCCGACACCAAGGCGTCCTTCGGCCTGCGCATCAACCCGGAGTATTCGGAAGTCGAAACCGAGATCTACAACCCCTGCCGCAAAGGCACCCGCTTCGGCATCACCGCCGCCGACCTGAATAACGCCGGTGATGCCATTTTCGAGGGCATCGACGGCCTCCATTTCCACACCATGTGCGAACAGAATTCCGACACCCTCGAGCGCACGCTCACACACGTGGAGGAAAAGTTCGGCAAGTTCCTCCACCGCCTGAAATGGCTCAACTGCGGCGGCGGCCACCACATCACCCGGCCCGACTACGACACCGCCCTGCTCATCCGCCTCGTCAAACACCTCCGCAGCACCTACGACATCAAGGTTTACCTCGAACCCGGTGAGGCCGTCGCCCTCAACACCGGCTTCCTCGTCAGCACCGTGCTCGACCGCTTCTCCAGCAACGGCCATGAGCTGGCCATCCTCGACACCTCCGCCTCCGCCCACATGCCGGATGTGCTGGAAATGCCCTACCGCCCGGAAATCATCGGCGCAGGACACCCCGGGGAAAAACCCCATACCATCACCCTGGGCGGCACCACCTGCCTCGCCGGCGATGTCATCGGCCACTACTCCTTCGACCAGGACCTGAAGATCGGCGACCGCCTCGTCTTCACCGACATGGCCCACTACTCAATGGTCAAAACCAACCACTTCAACGGTGTCAACCACCCCGCCATCGGCCGCTACCACCCCGAAACCAACACCGTCACCATCGACCGCCAGTTCACCTACCAAGACTACCGGAACCGGTTGTCCTAA
- the speB gene encoding agmatinase, whose product MHFLSSEFPQSTPEDAHFHILPMPLEESVSYGGGTAHGPKAILEASYQLEAHDGTSFPGELGIHTAPVVNCFSTPEVCLRNLEKACTPVYQAGKIPVTLGGEHSLTISPVRALHAINPNIGVVQIDAHADLRDSYEGNPGSHACVMRRIHELGIPIFQVGIRNLCQEEIDYRAAHNIAYLDARELHRNGIPANLLPEDFPRDIYLTFDVDGLDASLMPATGTPEPGGLDWWQALDACEAAAKGRNILGIDVVELSPRTELHSCSYTAAKLTYALMGIAQRSGTA is encoded by the coding sequence ATGCACTTCCTATCCTCCGAGTTCCCCCAGTCCACCCCCGAGGACGCCCACTTCCACATCCTGCCGATGCCGCTGGAGGAGTCCGTTTCCTACGGCGGCGGCACCGCCCACGGCCCCAAGGCCATCCTTGAGGCGTCCTATCAGTTGGAGGCCCACGACGGCACTTCCTTCCCGGGGGAACTCGGCATCCACACCGCCCCCGTCGTCAATTGCTTCTCCACCCCAGAGGTCTGCCTGCGCAATCTCGAAAAAGCCTGCACCCCGGTCTATCAGGCGGGAAAAATCCCCGTCACCCTCGGCGGCGAACACTCTCTAACAATCTCCCCCGTCCGCGCCCTCCACGCCATCAACCCCAACATCGGCGTGGTCCAGATCGACGCCCACGCCGACCTCCGCGACAGCTACGAGGGCAACCCCGGCAGCCACGCCTGCGTCATGCGCCGCATCCACGAGCTCGGCATCCCCATTTTCCAAGTCGGCATCCGCAATCTCTGCCAGGAGGAAATCGACTACCGCGCCGCCCACAACATCGCCTACCTCGACGCCCGCGAACTCCACCGCAACGGCATTCCCGCAAACCTCCTCCCCGAGGATTTCCCCAGGGACATCTACCTCACCTTCGATGTCGATGGCCTCGACGCCTCGCTGATGCCCGCCACCGGTACCCCGGAACCCGGCGGCCTCGACTGGTGGCAGGCCCTCGACGCCTGCGAGGCCGCCGCCAAAGGTAGAAACATCCTCGGCATCGACGTCGTCGAGCTCTCCCCCCGCACCGAGCTGCACTCCTGCTCCTACACCGCCGCCAAACTCACCTACGCCCTGATGGGGATTGCACAGCGCTCTGGCACAGCCTAA
- a CDS encoding FAD-binding protein encodes MDKPKTSQKDLSRRDFISLSAGAAGLAALAAIAMQQSDAEVEENEPTLNPDDIKTREAEADVLVIGGGMAGLFAAVKAHDAGARVMLVSKGALGASGQTPFAKGMFSFDAKKEGMTLDEYVDKVSYSALGTNNPIFTRQTAEHSADRIDELREWGFFDNVLCRKPFLHPVEERGIPVKERVTITHLIKENGRIAGAAGFSLDDECVWFYKAKTVILCTGAGGFKPNGFPICDLTHDGTVMAYQIGAKVTGKEWNDGHPGRSGSPAACFDGWGGIGGMFEQKPGTTGVGIRHDLGVDMNYTSYVNGPSEGGQGGPGMGGPPGRGGGKTSGGPQRPAGLEDRRGPGGPPGGGDGDHPMGPPPDGGPGGKAGKGGGPGGPPGGGKGSPPGMSGSPVGGSSAGMAIHKAEGLVPINEHCESNITGLYAAGDALGSYMAGGIYTQIGSSLAGSAVQGAVAGEAAAAKCKELPKVSLTTAKRKQITEEMLAPLKRKSGYGPRWVTQTLQGIMIPNFILYIKKENLMRAALAYIEELRDHHMPRLRASDMHELRLAHETANMIISAEMKLRASIERKESRCSHYRLDYPEIDDENWRVWLNLYKGKDGSMQLEKQPFGRWPSSNIS; translated from the coding sequence CAATCGGACGCAGAGGTCGAGGAAAACGAACCGACGCTGAATCCGGACGATATCAAAACCCGGGAGGCCGAGGCCGACGTGCTCGTCATCGGCGGTGGCATGGCGGGGCTGTTCGCTGCCGTCAAAGCCCACGATGCTGGTGCCAGGGTCATGCTTGTTTCCAAAGGCGCGCTCGGCGCCTCAGGGCAAACACCTTTCGCCAAGGGTATGTTCAGCTTTGATGCCAAAAAGGAAGGGATGACACTCGACGAATACGTCGACAAGGTATCCTACTCCGCCCTCGGCACAAACAATCCAATCTTCACTCGCCAGACCGCCGAGCACTCTGCCGACCGTATCGACGAGCTGCGCGAGTGGGGATTTTTTGACAACGTCCTATGCCGGAAACCTTTCCTGCACCCCGTCGAGGAGCGTGGTATTCCGGTTAAGGAACGCGTTACGATCACCCACCTGATCAAGGAAAATGGTCGTATCGCCGGAGCCGCTGGTTTTAGTCTGGATGACGAATGCGTGTGGTTTTACAAAGCCAAAACCGTTATCCTCTGCACGGGGGCAGGAGGTTTTAAACCGAACGGGTTCCCAATTTGCGACCTCACCCATGACGGCACGGTGATGGCCTATCAGATTGGAGCCAAAGTCACTGGCAAGGAGTGGAACGACGGCCACCCGGGCAGATCGGGAAGCCCAGCGGCCTGCTTCGATGGCTGGGGCGGAATCGGTGGAATGTTTGAACAAAAACCAGGCACGACCGGTGTTGGTATCCGCCATGATCTTGGTGTGGATATGAATTACACAAGCTACGTCAACGGTCCATCCGAGGGTGGACAGGGCGGACCGGGCATGGGTGGCCCTCCCGGCAGGGGTGGTGGAAAAACCAGTGGCGGACCACAGCGCCCCGCAGGACTTGAGGATCGCCGTGGCCCGGGTGGCCCTCCAGGAGGAGGCGATGGAGATCATCCGATGGGGCCACCACCCGATGGCGGTCCGGGTGGTAAAGCAGGTAAAGGCGGTGGCCCGGGAGGGCCTCCCGGGGGAGGTAAAGGAAGCCCTCCCGGTATGAGCGGTTCCCCGGTCGGAGGATCATCAGCCGGCATGGCTATTCATAAGGCCGAAGGACTGGTGCCAATCAACGAACACTGCGAATCTAACATCACGGGTCTCTATGCCGCTGGTGATGCGCTCGGCTCGTACATGGCGGGCGGTATTTACACGCAGATTGGTTCATCACTTGCCGGCTCCGCTGTTCAGGGTGCGGTTGCCGGTGAGGCTGCTGCCGCCAAGTGTAAGGAGTTGCCCAAGGTCTCACTAACAACGGCCAAGCGTAAACAGATTACTGAGGAAATGCTCGCTCCGCTCAAACGCAAGTCCGGATACGGTCCACGCTGGGTCACTCAGACGCTGCAGGGCATTATGATTCCCAATTTCATCCTCTACATCAAAAAGGAAAACCTGATGCGCGCTGCCCTCGCCTATATCGAGGAACTGCGCGACCACCACATGCCAAGACTCCGTGCATCGGACATGCACGAACTGCGTCTGGCACACGAGACCGCGAACATGATCATCAGCGCCGAGATGAAGCTGCGCGCCTCGATTGAACGCAAGGAAAGCCGCTGCTCCCACTACCGACTCGACTATCCGGAGATAGACGACGAGAACTGGCGCGTCTGGCTCAACCTCTACAAGGGGAAAGACGGGAGTATGCAGTTGGAAAAACAACCCTTCGGCAGATGGCCGAGCTCGAATATATCCTAA